In Saccharomyces eubayanus strain FM1318 chromosome X, whole genome shotgun sequence, the genomic window CCTAGGCCATCGTGAAAACTGCATAGGATTTAAAGACATTATGAACACATCCCCCATCACCGTAAAACCGGAGGTATCGACGTCTTTGTTATTTCGTATGTTTAAAGAACTAGGTTGTAAAACAATTATAGTTGAGGAAAGTGGAATACTAAAAGGTTTAGTTACTGctaaagatattttgagGTTTGAAAGAACGAAGTATAGAGAAATTCATGGCGCAAAATTCACATATAACGAAGCGCTGGATAGAAGGTGCTGGTCTGTCATCCATTTTATAACCGAAAGATTCTCTTACAACCGAAATAATAACAGTATTTAAATAGGCATTTAAGTTAATCTCGTAAGGAATTAATATAGACCATTTAATAATTATATGATAcagttttcttattttattctttatttacGTCGGCGTTTATTATGTAGTCCAAATCACCATAATGCCCTTGGACGGTATATATCTGTAAGCATAACTTAATCTTCGCGCCATTTACCACTCTTTTTGTATTGAAGGTAGAGTGATTTGAAATACTGCCTCCCAGGTGTGTCTAGGAAAGCATTCAAATGACTTAGTTCGTTTTGAGATAATATATCAAATATTGCATAAATACCAGGCTGtaagtttttcttgatggtAGAACTAAATTGTATAGTAATAGACAGTTGGATATACTTAGTTAGAACCACAAGAacattttttctaatgGATTGTTTGATCAAACTTATCTTTGAGCTTAAGTTGTTCTTCGACCCATTTTGAGCATTTGAGAAATTATACGGCTCACAATAGTTTGTTATTAGTCTAGATACGGCATCCGCTGGCCCCACAGAGAGTTTGCCGTCATGCATTGCTAGTATTTCTAAAAGCTGGCAAAGAACGGAGTTTATTAAATGGTGACGATTAGACAACTTAAACCTGTGGACTAACAGTATATGGTCTATAACTTCGATGATGCTGACAAAGCattcatcaatttcaaagtaTGGCTCATTGCTGGTTAGTAAGCTTATGGACTTTAAGCAGAAAGGAAGCAACATCTCAATGCAGTATTGCGTAAAGAGCCAAGGTTTTGAGACCAAAAATTCCTTGACAGCGTTAAACAAAAGTAAGTAAGACCTGTGGCCAAACTTTTTGACGTTGCAACTGGTATAGGCTTCTAGCATCGCAACTACAAAAAGATGATGTCCAAGATTGTTGTCCCTTGTGATCTGTTTCAACATTATGATAAAAATTgtaataaatttttcagcacAAATTTCATTGATGGTGGAGAATGATTGGGCGCTATTCAAAATAAGGCGGTTAAGGGCATCAGGGCCTTGTTCAAGACTTCTTATTAAGCAAAACTCTAAAGCAAAATCGCATTTAACTGTGTGGCTAATATTCAAGTACTCCGCAAAAATGTATTCTAACTTATCGTCGACCAAGAGTGAATGAAGCAAAAACATTTCCTGCTCTTCTTTTGGGTGACGTATTTTGTCGGAATGGTACCGAAGCATGATTTTAGAGAATGATCCTAGAATTGTTGCTTTATGCTTGGAAATGTCACATTTTCCGAATGCTGCTATCTCATATAATCTGGCCATAGAGGTTCTGAGAAGGGGGATTGCCTTAGGGTCAAACTGTTGCGAATAATCTTCTATGATCTTTACGGCATAGTTGACGATTATGTCTTGAACCGCCCTATGTTTAGTAttttgtttcaaaaattttgcGACAACAAAACTAGCAAGGATTATTTTCTCCTCGCCATTGGGCGATAACATCGTCTTCTTAATAACATCATATCCGTTATTTAAGAACTTCTCACTTATAGGTTCTTTTGCCTGTGATAAATGGTTAGTCCAGACTTTTTCGAAAACGGATTCTTCACCTCCAACTTGTACTTCTTCGCTTTCTAAAATAGCTATTTCGGGAGTCGTTACTGTTTTCTCACataattcaaagaaatccATTTCGATATTTGACTTGAAAGTTGGGCTTGCTAATAGATGAAGGATACATTTCTTGGCACTAACATCTAAACAGGCAGCTTCACTCGTAAGTTTGTTGATAAGTGCGACCCTTACGTTTTTGTTGATACATTGAATAGGGATTTGGATCAATGCGTCTAACGCAAAACCCTTGTCGCATGATAAAGCAAGCTTATTTACCAAAGCATGTGTGATATTTGCCTCTTCGAAAATGTCATCATTGTTTAATAATTCCCACAGTTTAGTCGAATCTGTTAATAACAAATCAACCAAGGAAGAAATATCGTCTCTCGAAAAGTTGTTGTTGACTAAAGTTGCAAATTTTGACACGATAGAAAACGATAAATTTGATTTGGTTTCATGATccagattttcaaaatgacgCATGAACTTCAAGATTACACCGGAAATGTCAAAAGAGATATACTCTCTTAATTTGAAACAATAAAAGAATAGCTCTTCAAGATGTTCTGGTGTAgtatcaaaaatattggagGAAAATATGTGgtcaattttctttaattccTCTTCAGGGACAATGTCATCATAGACTTCCATTATATGGTATTTCAAGTCCCATTGAAGATTGTTATCGAAAGACTCCAAAATAAATACCTGGGATAATATAGGCTTTAATTCATTAAGAGTTGTGTGAGAAACACTTTCTGATAGTCCTTCTAAACATATGCGTATCAGGTATAAGGGAACCCTATTAGTGGAATCGCGATTAACTTGGTCAAGTAAATTTTGCAGTAAATTTTTCCATTGCATTGTAGATAACGTAAATAACTGCTTCGTAACAGACTTGACATATACTTGAtcattcaacaaaaaataagaatCAGGCTTTTTTTCGGAAcaatattcatttattttgttaAAGAAGATTGGTAATTCTCTTGCGTTCGCGTGAGACTGGATTATTAAATCCCAAATTTGATAAGAAAAGAGAGCATCGGTAGAATGTTTCAAATAAACCAACTCAAGTAAGCGGGAAGTATGTTTTATGGAAACTTCAATATCTAATTTCAGGATAGTTGGTATTAACGATAATGATTCATGTCCGTTACTTGATGATAAGGTTTCAAATAACAGGTTCTCTAAAAACTCTTGAGAAAcggttttctttgaatcaGATAGAAGAGCCAGAAATCGGCACTTTAAACCAGGATTTTTGGCAGCGAGAACGGTAAAGATAGCTTCTAGTTGAGCAAAATTGTCTTTCGATAGGAATTCTACAAAACTActaaaataataataagcCATTTCATCGCTAATTTCGGATGCATTCTCTTGAACGAACTTTTCGTTTAGTTTCATATAGTCTACACGTGGTTGTAGAAGGAATTTGCTCATAAAACCGGACAGGCAAACgaaagtttttcttgaagatGTAGGCTGTTCAACCTGTGAAAAATACTTTAAGCTTGGCAGTAGCATGTGTTTGCAATAACAAGCAGCAATTTTGTTATCCGTTGCAATAATGTTGTCAATGTGAGTTAGACTGCAGGCGTCTTGTAGATATGACAGGGCAATTTCGGGTGTTGAGAATGAACTTAACCCGTTTATAACTTGTTCCAAAAGTTGGAAGGATTCCTCAACAGAGAAATTGACTATTAAATAACTattaatagaaaaaaatgcactCACAAAAGAACCGCGACCGCTGTTCAGTTTGTCCTTCGGCCACAATTGAAAGGTCTTTATCATAACAGAAACtgttttcagttttttcaatagtttttttattgatattgaaTCACTAATTGCTTCCAACagtcttttgaaaataaccCAAGTATGTTCACTAGTCTTGAAATCATCTAAATTTCCATTATTAAGCCTATCTATAAGCAGTTCTAAGACAAAGACTTCTTTGTTTGGGAAGTAAACTTTCAATTTATCAAATCTTGAGACAATCTGGGCAATTTGGTATGGTTTGGTGTTTATTGAACGTAACAATTTCGACAAGTCTTGAGCATTGTCTGGAATGGGTAGTTCTTCCGCAAGCTCGCCCATATTATCTTAAAGGGTGTTTTCTATCAGTTTTATAATAATAgataatatcaaaatgACAATTCAATCAAAAGTGTTTCTAGTTCAGCAATTAAAGCGATGGCTATATGTTGTACTGAAAGATCATTTTGAGATGAGCTaactgaaatttttcagatcgCGCCTGACggacttttttttcagttacAGGAAGTAGAGCTTTGTACAAATAACAAGAGATGCGGAGACATTCAACATATATGCTCAAACTGAGGCAAAAAAGAACGATCGGAGTGCAATTAGGGAATATGACGGTGGAGGACTCGGATCACTTGCTTATGGATGTCAATCAAATAGATTTTTTAGATGACGCGACGGCGCAAACAGGCGATTGTATGGCTGATGATTATGACGAACAATTTTATGAAAGGGATCCAGCCAGCGGAGCTATAGTGGTTCCAATGACTTTGAATGAGCAGcctattgaaaaacatgGAGAAAAATTGCCCTTAAAATTTAGATTGGGGCCAGTTTCCTCTCAAAATATGGGATTTATAACTGCAGAAGGTAAATATAAGCTTTACCCTGTGAAAATACCTAGAGTAGATACAACAAAAGAGTTCACCACGTATGTGTCAAGCTTATTTGAAATCTATCGTGATTTGGGTGATGATAGAGTATTTAATGTACCAACTATCGGGGTTGTTAATTCTAATTTCGCAAAGGAACACAATGCAACAGTCAACCTGGCCATGGAGGCTATATTGAATGAATTGGAAGTGTTTATCAATAGCACTAAAGATTTGAACGGAAGATTGAACAGATTCTATGAGTTAGAAGAATCATTAACCATATTAAACTGCTTAAGAACAATATACTTCACATTAGACGGTCAGGATGTAGAAGAAAACAGGCCTAAATTCATTGAGTCGTTGTTGAATTGGATTAACAGATCAGATGGTGAACCTGATGAAGAATACATCGAGCAAGTGTTTTCATTTAATGGCTCAACACCTGGtaaaaaagtttttgaaatacaaTATTTCTGGAAACTTATAAACCAATTAGTGCTAAGGGGTCTGCTCCCTCAAGCTATAGGTTGCATTGAAAGATCAGATCTTTTGTCATATTTAGAAGGCACGTGTGCTGTTTCATTCGATGCAATAGGCGATTCCATTGAACTCCTGAAACAATATCCAAGGGATTCATCTAGTGCATTTAGagaatggaaaaatttggtGCTAAAACTGGGTCAAGCTTTTGGCAGTTCAGCCACCAATATTTCTGGTGAGCTGCGCGATTATATTGAGGACTTCTTATTAGTAATTGGAGGTAATCAACGGAAAATTCTGCAATATTCAAGGACGTGGTATGAATCCTTTTGTGGGTTtctattatattatatCCCTTCATTAGAATTATCCACAGAATATTTAGAAATCTCATTGGAGTCCAACGCCGTTGATGTAACAAATAATTGGGAGCAATCGTGTGTCGACATCATTAGTGGTAAAATACACTCTATTCTGCCAGTGATGGAATCCTTGGATAGTTGTACGGCTGCATTCACTGCTATGATTTGTGAAGCCAAAGGGTTGATAGAGAATGtgtttgaaaatgatgaaagtATGGGTGAATATAACtatgaagataatgaaatgCTAGAGGATCTATTTTCCTATAAGAACGGTATGGCATCGTACATGCTAAACAGCTTCGCTTTTGAGTTGTGTTCACTAGGTGATAAGGAACTGTGGCCTATAGCCATTGGTTTGATAGCTTTATCTCTCACAGGGACTAGAAGTGCGAAGAAAATGGTGATTGCGGAGTTATTACCTCATTACCCTTTTGTTACAAATGACGACATTGAGTGGATGCTAAGTATATGTGTTGAATGGAGACTGCCAGAAATAGCAAAGGAAATATACACCACGTTGGGTAATCAAATGCTATCGGCACATAATATCGTTGAAAGTATTGCAAATTTCAGCAAAGCCGGTAAATTTGAACTAGTAAAATCTTATTCATGGCTATTGTTTGAAGCATCATGCATGGAAGGCCGAAAGTTAGACGATCCTGTATTAAATGCCATTGTGAGTAATAATGCTACTGCAGGAGAAGATTTCCTAATACCggaagatattttgaactGTGTAGTGACTAGCGCCATGCGCCAAACTTTAGCACCATATGCCATTTTATCACAGTTCTACGAAGAGAGCGACAGTGGACGTTGGGACCAAGCACTATATCTATTGCTTTTATTGATTGAATTCCCATTTTTACCAAAACACTATTTGATTTTACTTGTGGCGAAGTTTCTGTATCCAATCTTTCTCTTAGATGATAAAAAGCCAATAGATGAAGAGTCAGCGGCGAAAATAATTGAAGTCATAGAAGCCAAATGGGACGAAACTGATGAGAAGACTTTGAACTTGTATGAAACTATTattgaaacagaaaagagTCTACCCAATAGTACCTTGGAGCTTTTGAAGAgtgtaagaaaaaaactgaatTTTAAGTTATGTCAAACGTTCATGTAAACTGGTACAATAATGTTTTGAACTATTATATTTGAGTATAAtatgaataaataataataacaatatatatacacatacGCACACACGCACACGTCTGTGTCTGCATCTTTCATTTGGAAACTTATCTCTTACAATTATTTAATAAGAGTGAGTAAAAAATCATTTGGATTTTCTCTTAAAAAAGCTTTCTAAAGTACCTTGCttttttgatcttttaCTTGTTGATGGtgtttcttgttgtttagAAGATAAGGCTCTTTTCGCCACTGGAGATGACTTCCTTGGTGGGGTAGAAGTGGCTGGTCTCTTTGTGACTATATAGCCGTCCTCGTCAATAAACGAAGAGGactcttcttcaagtttaGGCTCTTTTGGTATCTCTATTACTGAGCATTCTGTTTGCTTTGCTTTAGGCACTTCCATGAGCGAATCTTCTGCTGTTGTTTCTAACAGGTCTTCTAAATCATTACTATTCTTATCGTTGTCATTGACAGCAGCTTTTTCAGGCGATTTGGGTCGTGTGTTCTCGTCCagctcttcatcttctaagTCGTCTTCTACAAATAGGTTGTTTAATTGCTCCATTTGAGCTACTCTTTCtgggttttttttgtttatcttCTGCATGTTCTCCTCTTTTCTCTTACGTAGTTCGTTTTGTCTCGAGGCTTCTTTATCGTCTCTATCCTTCTTCATCCTAGCCAGTAGAGCAGTGGACCTGAGGCCCATGTCTTTAGATTTGGATTTCTTACTAGCAGATTCTTCTGGTGTGGTTTTTGATCTTACTGTGGGCCTAACCAACTGTTTAGGTTTCTCTTCCAAGGTCTTAGTCCTCTCTACAGCCCTCGATGATTCAGAAACCGTGAGTTCATACGGATTCTTAATGGTCAGACAACCCTTTTGATCGATGATATCGTAGTACGGTATGAAAGTATCCATTGGATTGAAAGCATAAATGAAGCAATCGACTATTAAATCTTGGTCTGGAATAATGGTGACATCATGTATGATCTTGATGGTTTGATCTTTATAGCAGCACATTACTACACAGTTGAATTTAGCATTGGTGGTACGTTTGTAGTATCCGAacatcaatttctttgcCATGGATGGGCCAACTTTCAAATGATGTATTAGATCTGTGAAAAGTACGGGCTTCACCTCAGTAAATAGTTTGTCATTGATAAAAGATGAAGTTTGCTGGTCCATTAATCTGATCTGCTCAAAACAATGTCTACTCCTCGAGGGCTAGTGTTCTGTGGGAATTTGATCGAGTTGTTGTAAACTCTGAAGCGATGCAATCACCAccaagattttttcagaagagAAAGTTTCGCGTGTTTTGTTTGTACGCGTTAGTgctttcttcaaaggcCTTTAACTAGAATGTAatacaataataaaaagatcTACTGCACCCTTGGTAtatgcaaaaaaatgtaaacaaGGCAAATTGTAATACTGAAAGCGTAAAATGTTCTTATGctctccaaaaaaaatttcgaCCAGCACCCCAAGAAGCTTGCGAAAAAATAAGCTTAGCGCCGCTCGGTTTCGATCCGAGGACATCAGGGTTATGAGCCCTGCGCGCTTCCACTG contains:
- the URB2 gene encoding ribosome biogenesis protein URB2 gives rise to the protein MGELAEELPIPDNAQDLSKLLRSINTKPYQIAQIVSRFDKLKVYFPNKEVFVLELLIDRLNNGNLDDFKTSEHTWVIFKRLLEAISDSISIKKLLKKLKTVSVMIKTFQLWPKDKLNSGRGSFVSAFFSINSYLIVNFSVEESFQLLEQVINGLSSFSTPEIALSYLQDACSLTHIDNIIATDNKIAACYCKHMLLPSLKYFSQVEQPTSSRKTFVCLSGFMSKFLLQPRVDYMKLNEKFVQENASEISDEMAYYYFSSFVEFLSKDNFAQLEAIFTVLAAKNPGLKCRFLALLSDSKKTVSQEFLENLLFETLSSSNGHESLSLIPTILKLDIEVSIKHTSRLLELVYLKHSTDALFSYQIWDLIIQSHANARELPIFFNKINEYCSEKKPDSYFLLNDQVYVKSVTKQLFTLSTMQWKNLLQNLLDQVNRDSTNRVPLYLIRICLEGLSESVSHTTLNELKPILSQVFILESFDNNLQWDLKYHIMEVYDDIVPEEELKKIDHIFSSNIFDTTPEHLEELFFYCFKLREYISFDISGVILKFMRHFENLDHETKSNLSFSIVSKFATLVNNNFSRDDISSLVDLLLTDSTKLWELLNNDDIFEEANITHALVNKLALSCDKGFALDALIQIPIQCINKNVRVALINKLTSEAACLDVSAKKCILHLLASPTFKSNIEMDFFELCEKTVTTPEIAILESEEVQVGGEESVFEKVWTNHLSQAKEPISEKFLNNGYDVIKKTMLSPNGEEKIILASFVVAKFLKQNTKHRAVQDIIVNYAVKIIEDYSQQFDPKAIPLLRTSMARLYEIAAFGKCDISKHKATILGSFSKIMLRYHSDKIRHPKEEQEMFLLHSLLVDDKLEYIFAEYLNISHTVKCDFALEFCLIRSLEQGPDALNRLILNSAQSFSTINEICAEKFITIFIIMLKQITRDNNLGHHLFVVAMLEAYTSCNVKKFGHRSYLLLFNAVKEFLVSKPWLFTQYCIEMLLPFCLKSISLLTSNEPYFEIDECFVSIIEVIDHILLVHRFKLSNRHHLINSVLCQLLEILAMHDGKLSVGPADAVSRLITNYCEPYNFSNAQNGSKNNLSSKISLIKQSIRKNVLVVLTKYIQLSITIQFSSTIKKNLQPGIYAIFDILSQNELSHLNAFLDTPGRQYFKSLYLQYKKSGKWRED
- the NUP85 gene encoding Nup85p; this translates as MRRHSTYMLKLRQKRTIGVQLGNMTVEDSDHLLMDVNQIDFLDDATAQTGDCMADDYDEQFYERDPASGAIVVPMTLNEQPIEKHGEKLPLKFRLGPVSSQNMGFITAEGKYKLYPVKIPRVDTTKEFTTYVSSLFEIYRDLGDDRVFNVPTIGVVNSNFAKEHNATVNLAMEAILNELEVFINSTKDLNGRLNRFYELEESLTILNCLRTIYFTLDGQDVEENRPKFIESLLNWINRSDGEPDEEYIEQVFSFNGSTPGKKVFEIQYFWKLINQLVLRGLLPQAIGCIERSDLLSYLEGTCAVSFDAIGDSIELLKQYPRDSSSAFREWKNLVLKLGQAFGSSATNISGELRDYIEDFLLVIGGNQRKILQYSRTWYESFCGFLLYYIPSLELSTEYLEISLESNAVDVTNNWEQSCVDIISGKIHSILPVMESLDSCTAAFTAMICEAKGLIENVFENDESMGEYNYEDNEMLEDLFSYKNGMASYMLNSFAFELCSLGDKELWPIAIGLIALSLTGTRSAKKMVIAELLPHYPFVTNDDIEWMLSICVEWRLPEIAKEIYTTLGNQMLSAHNIVESIANFSKAGKFELVKSYSWLLFEASCMEGRKLDDPVLNAIVSNNATAGEDFLIPEDILNCVVTSAMRQTLAPYAILSQFYEESDSGRWDQALYLLLLLIEFPFLPKHYLILLVAKFLYPIFLLDDKKPIDEESAAKIIEVIEAKWDETDEKTLNLYETIIETEKSLPNSTLELLKSVRKKLNFKLCQTFM
- the POL32 gene encoding DNA polymerase delta subunit POL32 — protein: MDQQTSSFINDKLFTEVKPVLFTDLIHHLKVGPSMAKKLMFGYYKRTTNAKFNCVVMCCYKDQTIKIIHDVTIIPDQDLIVDCFIYAFNPMDTFIPYYDIIDQKGCLTIKNPYELTVSESSRAVERTKTLEEKPKQLVRPTVRSKTTPEESASKKSKSKDMGLRSTALLARMKKDRDDKEASRQNELRKRKEENMQKINKKNPERVAQMEQLNNLFVEDDLEDEELDENTRPKSPEKAAVNDNDKNSNDLEDLLETTAEDSLMEVPKAKQTECSVIEIPKEPKLEEESSSFIDEDGYIVTKRPATSTPPRKSSPVAKRALSSKQQETPSTSKRSKKQGTLESFFKRKSK